In Desulfomicrobium apsheronum, a single window of DNA contains:
- a CDS encoding chemotaxis protein CheD: MEKNTRNKRKFPIQVYEGLKDCQDLFHKYLMIAQGGIYTAPTLVQTVLGSCVSVTMYCSKRRWGGIFHALLPSAGNFPNNKSHSDPYRFVDSAIWTLLRDFSKSGISASSLECKVFGGASPLNHHCNSSAGNRNVQVAMEVLAEAGATVAASSVGGTGGRKIFFRTDTGMVLQKRFSVTSCRDCKE, from the coding sequence ATGGAAAAAAATACAAGAAACAAGAGAAAATTTCCAATACAAGTTTATGAAGGACTCAAAGATTGTCAAGATTTGTTTCATAAATATCTTATGATTGCACAGGGAGGAATATATACAGCCCCGACATTAGTTCAAACGGTTCTTGGATCGTGCGTTTCTGTAACAATGTATTGTTCGAAACGTCGGTGGGGTGGAATTTTTCATGCCTTGCTTCCGAGTGCTGGTAATTTTCCAAATAACAAATCCCATAGCGATCCTTACCGCTTTGTAGACTCAGCTATATGGACTCTATTGCGTGATTTTTCAAAATCAGGAATTTCAGCAAGCAGCCTTGAGTGCAAAGTTTTTGGAGGCGCCTCCCCTTTGAATCATCATTGCAATTCCTCGGCAGGAAATCGCAATGTCCAAGTTGCTATGGAGGTCCTCGCCGAGGCGGGGGCTACTGTTGCAGCTTCATCTGTGGGAGGGACTGGTGGGCGGAAAATTTTTTTCCGTACGGATACGGGAATGGTTCTTCAAAAACGGTTCTCCGTCACATCATGCAGGGACTGCAAGGAGTGA
- the istA gene encoding IS21 family transposase, with the protein MRKIKDVLRLHFDRDLSARQIGLSLKISHNTVSEYLRRAQVANLSWPLPPSLSDSELENLLFPSLPPSSVKRPEPNWADVHIERKRRSVTLLLLWDEYKAQHPDGLQYSCFCARYRAFVGKLKPSMRQVHVAGEKAFIDYAGQTIPIQDPFSGEVREAQIFVAVLGASNFTFAEATWTQSLPDWIGSHVRTFTFLGGVPHLLVPDNLRSGVNKACRYEPDINPTYDDMAAHYGAAVIPARVRKPKDKAKVEVAVQIVERWILARLRNRVFLSLNEANRAIAALVTDLNTRPFKKLPGNRREAFETLDKPALLPLPCAPYVFAEWKQATVNIDYHVEVDGHYYSVPCSLIKKRIDVRITATTVECFHKGQRVAAHPRSMQKGRHTTVMEHMPKSHQEYAGWTPERLAQWALTLGPNVSALTEAIMGSRKHPVQGYRSCLGVIGLAKEHGSARLDAACERALHLGALSQKSLKSILKTGLDRLPLPIHNADQTPIPHDNVRGPEYYRKEASC; encoded by the coding sequence ATGCGCAAGATCAAAGACGTTTTACGACTGCATTTCGACCGGGACCTGTCCGCACGCCAGATCGGCCTCAGTCTCAAGATCTCACACAACACCGTCTCCGAGTACCTACGCAGGGCTCAGGTTGCCAACCTCAGTTGGCCGTTGCCGCCAAGCCTGTCCGACTCAGAGCTTGAAAACCTGCTCTTTCCATCCCTGCCGCCAAGTTCCGTGAAGCGACCGGAACCGAACTGGGCCGACGTCCACATAGAGCGCAAGCGCCGTTCCGTGACCCTGCTTCTGCTCTGGGATGAGTACAAGGCGCAGCATCCTGACGGCCTGCAATACAGTTGCTTCTGCGCTCGCTACCGAGCCTTCGTGGGCAAACTCAAGCCATCCATGCGCCAGGTCCACGTGGCCGGAGAGAAGGCCTTCATCGACTACGCGGGCCAGACCATCCCCATTCAAGACCCATTCAGCGGCGAGGTTCGTGAGGCCCAAATTTTTGTGGCCGTGCTCGGCGCCAGCAACTTCACCTTTGCCGAGGCCACGTGGACACAGAGCCTGCCGGACTGGATCGGCTCCCATGTCCGTACCTTCACCTTTCTCGGCGGTGTTCCGCATCTGCTTGTCCCCGACAATCTGCGGTCGGGCGTCAATAAGGCCTGCCGCTATGAGCCCGACATCAATCCAACCTACGACGACATGGCGGCCCATTACGGTGCAGCCGTCATCCCGGCCAGAGTGCGCAAACCTAAAGACAAGGCCAAGGTCGAGGTCGCCGTGCAAATCGTGGAGCGCTGGATTCTGGCGAGGTTGCGCAATCGAGTCTTCCTATCCTTGAACGAGGCCAACCGTGCCATCGCCGCCTTGGTGACTGACCTCAACACCCGACCGTTCAAAAAGTTGCCCGGCAACAGGAGAGAGGCTTTCGAAACGCTGGACAAGCCGGCACTCCTGCCGCTGCCGTGCGCCCCTTACGTCTTTGCCGAGTGGAAGCAGGCCACCGTCAACATCGACTACCATGTCGAAGTAGACGGGCATTATTACTCCGTGCCGTGCAGCCTCATCAAAAAACGTATCGACGTCCGGATCACGGCCACCACCGTTGAATGCTTCCACAAGGGCCAACGTGTGGCTGCCCATCCCCGGTCCATGCAGAAAGGACGGCATACGACCGTCATGGAGCACATGCCCAAAAGTCACCAAGAGTACGCGGGCTGGACCCCGGAGCGCCTCGCGCAATGGGCGCTAACGCTCGGCCCCAATGTCTCTGCGTTGACGGAAGCCATCATGGGTTCACGCAAACACCCCGTACAGGGCTACAGATCCTGCCTGGGCGTCATCGGCCTGGCCAAGGAGCACGGATCCGCACGCCTGGACGCGGCCTGTGAGCGGGCGCTGCATCTGGGAGCCCTTTCCCAGAAAAGTCTCAAGTCCATCCTCAAGACCGGCCTGGACCGTCTGCCGTTGCCGATCCACAACGCCGACCAGACTCCCATACCCCACGACAACGTGCGTGGTCCGGAATACTACCGCAAGGAGGCCTCATGCTGA
- a CDS encoding methyl-accepting chemotaxis protein, with protein sequence MKIMHKILLIGFVPLLAFFIIIGVNLSQVIKDHSIFNAMGKNIHLFQATSNLIGHLQRERGGTALFMTGGSEFIQVQEFRQKTDSALPAFVQNLSQAVLPDSEKLKHVKIATRLKQLRANYSEKQPALRPRQIAEYTELIQELIEMQGLIPNGPTARALGKLLGSLMILEVAKESAGQLRANGSSLLTLNAPLTNDQFELLIRLKSEIDVGLSSPALVLSQDSTEKLGNLPKSDPWQEVESMLRVLLLKAQNGGFEIPGSKFFRQMSLKIDDIEQVITDESTKLSKRLEAEQANMTRTLTISLSLMAVLTVCAIVVTSFFSYNIVKRINMVVASLKDIAEGDGDLTVRLPEAKDELGMLAKYFNNFVQHLKEMMVEIQVNAASLANTSTQMASLSAQVSDGAEDTTNRSSTVSAAAEEMSANTSSVAASMEQTSANLTTVASAAEEMSSTISDIAGFSVKAHSTSTNATDQAKGMSEIMQQLVVTAQDIGKVTETITAISSQTNLLALNATIEAARAGEAGKGFAVVANEIKELARQTTDSADHIRQRITAIQASTNSAQHVVEDITKVIGDVGEIIETISTSINEQAVTTREIVQNIAEATLGVQNANSLVTESATVSQSIAQDIAEVHSTTMNMTTASKEVNVGAQNLSALSIQLESLVHRFRLN encoded by the coding sequence ATGAAAATTATGCATAAAATTTTGTTAATAGGATTTGTCCCGCTACTCGCATTCTTCATTATTATTGGCGTGAATCTATCTCAAGTGATTAAAGACCATTCTATATTCAACGCAATGGGCAAGAATATTCATCTCTTCCAAGCAACTTCAAATTTAATCGGGCATCTTCAACGTGAACGCGGCGGCACTGCATTATTTATGACAGGCGGATCAGAGTTTATTCAGGTCCAAGAATTCCGGCAGAAAACTGATTCTGCTCTGCCTGCGTTTGTACAGAATCTGTCACAGGCCGTTTTGCCAGACAGCGAAAAACTAAAACATGTCAAAATTGCTACACGCCTGAAACAGTTGCGTGCGAATTACTCTGAAAAACAGCCTGCACTGCGCCCTCGCCAAATTGCCGAATACACGGAGTTGATTCAAGAACTTATTGAAATGCAAGGACTGATTCCCAATGGCCCGACCGCGCGTGCTCTAGGCAAGCTTCTCGGATCACTTATGATTCTTGAAGTTGCCAAAGAGAGCGCTGGACAGCTGCGCGCCAATGGCTCAAGTTTGTTGACTCTGAATGCACCGTTGACAAACGATCAGTTTGAACTGCTCATCCGTCTGAAAAGCGAGATTGATGTGGGCTTAAGCTCTCCAGCACTAGTCCTGAGTCAAGATTCCACAGAGAAACTTGGCAATCTGCCAAAATCCGACCCATGGCAGGAAGTGGAAAGCATGTTACGCGTCTTGCTGCTGAAGGCGCAAAATGGGGGGTTCGAGATTCCTGGCTCAAAATTTTTTCGACAGATGAGTTTAAAAATTGACGACATAGAACAAGTCATCACAGATGAAAGCACCAAGCTGAGTAAACGTCTGGAAGCAGAACAGGCCAATATGACTCGCACCCTAACCATCAGTCTCAGCCTTATGGCAGTCCTGACGGTGTGCGCCATTGTAGTCACGAGTTTCTTTTCCTACAATATCGTCAAACGCATCAATATGGTTGTCGCATCTCTAAAAGATATTGCTGAAGGAGATGGTGACCTGACTGTCCGTCTGCCTGAAGCAAAAGATGAACTGGGCATGCTAGCAAAATATTTCAATAATTTTGTCCAGCACCTGAAGGAGATGATGGTCGAAATTCAAGTTAACGCCGCATCTCTTGCCAATACCAGCACGCAAATGGCATCTCTTTCCGCGCAGGTTTCCGACGGGGCCGAGGACACGACCAATCGATCCTCCACTGTATCTGCAGCTGCAGAGGAGATGAGCGCCAATACTTCTTCAGTGGCAGCTAGTATGGAACAGACATCTGCTAATCTTACCACGGTGGCTTCAGCGGCAGAGGAAATGAGCTCCACCATCAGCGATATAGCTGGCTTTTCAGTTAAAGCCCATTCCACCAGCACTAACGCCACGGACCAAGCCAAAGGCATGAGTGAAATAATGCAGCAACTGGTTGTGACAGCTCAAGACATAGGCAAGGTCACGGAAACTATCACCGCAATTTCTTCGCAAACCAACTTACTCGCCCTCAATGCAACGATTGAAGCTGCTCGGGCCGGAGAGGCTGGCAAGGGATTCGCCGTTGTGGCCAATGAGATCAAGGAACTGGCAAGACAGACCACTGATTCCGCCGACCATATTCGCCAAAGAATCACGGCGATTCAAGCTTCTACAAATTCTGCGCAACACGTAGTTGAGGACATCACCAAGGTCATAGGAGATGTAGGAGAGATCATTGAAACAATATCAACATCTATAAATGAACAGGCAGTTACGACGCGTGAAATTGTTCAAAACATAGCCGAAGCAACTCTTGGCGTT
- the istB gene encoding IS21-like element helper ATPase IstB, protein MLSHPTSQTLNALGLGGMAKALEEQRAMHGIEELCFEERLALLIDREKLHRMNRRLTTRLKKAKLRHAACFEDIDLHSPRGLDKTLVMSLGSCSWVGKGHNVLITGATGVGKSFLACALAHKACLEGFDALYMRLPRLMEDLLIAKADGRYGKLMRSFAKIPLLVLDDWGLTPMTPATCRELLELFEDRHGRHSTIVTSQLPVAAWHEYLADATVADAILDRLVHNAYQLNLKGESMRKMKSIIDPN, encoded by the coding sequence ATGCTGAGCCATCCAACCTCGCAGACTCTCAATGCCTTGGGCCTTGGCGGCATGGCCAAGGCTCTGGAGGAACAGCGGGCCATGCACGGCATCGAAGAACTGTGCTTTGAAGAGCGCCTGGCGCTTCTCATCGACCGCGAAAAACTGCACCGCATGAACCGCCGTCTTACGACACGGTTAAAGAAAGCAAAACTCAGGCACGCAGCCTGCTTCGAGGATATCGACCTTCACTCGCCAAGGGGGCTCGACAAGACCTTGGTCATGAGTCTGGGCTCCTGCTCCTGGGTCGGCAAAGGACACAACGTGCTCATCACCGGGGCGACGGGCGTAGGGAAGAGCTTCCTGGCCTGCGCCCTGGCTCACAAGGCCTGTCTGGAAGGCTTCGACGCCTTGTACATGCGCTTGCCTCGACTCATGGAGGATCTACTGATCGCCAAAGCCGACGGTCGGTACGGAAAGCTCATGCGGTCCTTTGCCAAAATCCCTTTGCTCGTGCTCGACGACTGGGGCTTGACCCCGATGACCCCGGCCACATGCAGGGAGCTGCTTGAACTGTTCGAAGACCGCCACGGCAGGCACTCGACCATCGTCACCAGCCAACTGCCAGTGGCAGCCTGGCACGAGTACCTCGCTGATGCGACCGTGGCTGACGCTATCCTCGACCGCCTTGTACACAACGCCTACCAGCTCAACCTCAAAGGAGAATCCATGCGGAAGATGAAATCCATCATTGACCCCAACTGA
- a CDS encoding PAS domain S-box protein translates to MDKKLSDQNSSKREILFYRVLLEQHRDGIVILDEYGNVYEANSKFANMLGYTQEEVKNLHVCDWEAGLDKISTLNMIEKVTSEGDFFTTKHIRKDKSIFYVEISSSASFIENKKFILCICRDITKKINIQKKLDHAHELMKYIIEHSKSAIAVHDKNMNYIYVSDKYIRDYKVEKKDIIGKNHYEVFPELPQKWKDVHQRVLSGEVISEEDDPFTRQDGRVDWTRWECRPWFEEDGTIGGLIVYTELINAQKNTEQALIKEKERAEAATKTKSEFLANMSHEIRTPLNGIHGMMQLLQTTDLNQEQKEYIYMAVRSTNRLTRLLTDILDISKIETGRLEFEQKGFLVSDLLESVTELFNVIYKDKKVPLICRIDPSTPEILTGDEARIRQILFNLVGNAFKFTGQGTIALEIFQINSPRSDEIRIAFCVHDTGIGIPEDRLKDLFTPFVQVDSTYTRANQGAGLGLAIVKRLVALMGGHINIDTLPEEGTSAYVILPFARSELATQFKNVQPNEALKNLTPANVLLVEDDLSSQFFMEKLFEKSGVRLSTAENGLEAIELWKSEDFDCILMDIQMPVMDGIEATKIIRNSGVGAKADIPIIAMTSFAMAGDREKFLAVGMDHYISKPVHLDDLKHALATVCKKSETDAQF, encoded by the coding sequence ATGGACAAAAAATTATCTGATCAAAATTCAAGCAAGCGCGAAATATTATTTTACAGAGTTCTTTTAGAACAACATAGGGATGGAATTGTCATACTGGATGAATATGGCAATGTTTACGAAGCAAATTCAAAATTTGCAAATATGCTAGGCTATACCCAAGAAGAAGTAAAAAATCTCCATGTCTGCGATTGGGAGGCGGGATTAGACAAAATTTCGACTCTTAATATGATTGAAAAGGTCACTTCTGAAGGTGATTTTTTCACGACCAAACATATAAGAAAAGACAAATCTATTTTTTATGTAGAAATATCATCTAGTGCCTCTTTTATTGAAAATAAAAAATTTATTCTGTGTATATGCAGAGATATAACAAAAAAAATAAATATTCAAAAAAAACTTGATCATGCTCATGAATTGATGAAATATATTATTGAACACAGCAAAAGCGCGATAGCTGTTCATGACAAGAATATGAACTATATATATGTTAGCGATAAATATATTCGAGATTATAAAGTTGAAAAAAAAGATATAATTGGAAAAAATCATTACGAAGTTTTTCCAGAATTACCTCAAAAGTGGAAAGATGTTCACCAAAGAGTTTTGAGTGGTGAGGTCATCTCCGAAGAAGATGATCCATTTACTCGCCAGGACGGAAGAGTTGATTGGACCCGCTGGGAATGTCGTCCATGGTTTGAAGAAGATGGAACCATAGGCGGTTTGATTGTCTATACTGAACTTATTAATGCTCAAAAAAATACTGAACAGGCTCTAATCAAAGAAAAGGAAAGGGCGGAAGCCGCTACCAAGACCAAATCCGAATTTTTGGCAAACATGAGCCATGAGATCCGCACTCCGCTTAACGGCATCCACGGCATGATGCAGCTCCTACAGACTACCGATCTGAATCAGGAGCAGAAAGAATATATTTACATGGCCGTCCGCTCGACGAACCGGCTGACAAGGCTACTCACAGACATCCTAGACATCTCCAAAATTGAGACGGGAAGACTTGAGTTCGAACAAAAAGGGTTTCTCGTCAGCGATCTTTTAGAGTCTGTCACGGAACTATTTAATGTCATTTACAAAGATAAAAAAGTCCCCCTGATATGCCGCATTGACCCAAGCACACCGGAGATCCTCACTGGGGATGAGGCAAGGATTCGCCAGATCCTTTTCAACCTAGTAGGCAACGCCTTCAAATTCACCGGCCAAGGCACAATCGCCCTTGAAATTTTTCAGATCAACTCACCGAGATCCGACGAAATCCGAATCGCTTTCTGTGTCCATGACACTGGTATCGGCATCCCGGAGGACAGGCTCAAGGATCTTTTCACGCCATTTGTGCAGGTCGATTCAACTTACACCAGAGCTAACCAAGGAGCTGGACTTGGCCTAGCTATTGTCAAACGCCTAGTCGCCCTCATGGGCGGACATATTAATATTGACACATTGCCCGAGGAAGGAACATCTGCTTATGTAATCCTCCCCTTTGCTCGCTCTGAATTGGCTACCCAATTCAAAAACGTACAGCCGAACGAGGCACTAAAAAACCTGACACCAGCCAACGTCCTGCTGGTCGAAGACGATCTTTCCAGCCAGTTTTTCATGGAGAAGCTGTTTGAAAAATCAGGAGTGCGCTTATCCACGGCAGAGAACGGACTCGAAGCAATTGAACTATGGAAATCAGAGGATTTCGATTGTATCCTCATGGACATCCAAATGCCGGTCATGGACGGAATTGAGGCTACGAAAATAATCCGGAACTCGGGAGTCGGAGCAAAAGCTGACATTCCCATTATTGCCATGACCTCATTTGCTATGGCTGGTGACCGGGAAAAATTTCTCGCAGTCGGCATGGATCACTATATCAGCAAGCCGGTCCATCTGGACGACTTGAAGCATGCGCTTGCGACAGTATGTAAAAAAAGTGAAACCGATGCTCAATTTTGA
- a CDS encoding response regulator produces the protein MTRTSILIVEDDGILALHITDMLTRMGYTPLPPVATGRQALASVENSDVDLIIMDIELAGPMNGIEAAVHDITKEYDTPVIFVTEFPKALLLQKTKIVSPCDYIFKPIQERELAVTIEMALQRHQLKKQLRETQAALAASEARYRQRFDHAPLGAYMSSPEGTFVSLNLAMARMLGFDSAQEALEHISDIGAQLYFNPSERELFLENLTGRGFVQDFEFRARKINGEIIWLSDTARLEILPGSDSQIISGFIQDITLRKVAEESVQRTTMRLASMVRLLQRPSENLQSFLDASLDEAISLTESRIGYIYHYNEKTQEFSLNSWSRNVMPQCRVAKPQTCYSLAETGLWGEAVRQRKPILVNDYSSGHPLSKGCPEGHIRLTRFLTIPLIMNNAIVAVVGVGNKEMDYTEADILQLQLLMDAVWKAVGQQQAENNYQQLFQSMTAGFALHEIITNENGTPCDYRYLSVNPAFERLTGLRSEDIVGRTVLEIMPDTEPIWIERFGKVALNGDPAKFTSYSKSLGYYYEVSAYCPEPRKFAVIFQDVTELKNTLDRLHATTLRAQELAEQSQAASKAKSEFLANMSHEIRTPLNGIMGMLQLLETTAHNQEQQECCTLALQSANRLTRLLSDILDLSRIEAGKMEIRKDPFCFKETLQEIIDLFMPLTLQSKIKFELYIDSNIPTNVEGDSLRLQQVLTNLIGNAFKFTQQGRITVEAYPLPALKDNQARVFFTVSDTGCGIPEDCLAILFQPFAQAIEGYTRSHQGAGLGLTICKQLVKLMDGNISIESEAGVGTSFHFCATFGILSDSLQQDFSGDVTTQKETPCRVLLAEDDVVTQFAVRKLLEKAGHTVVSAWNGKEAIDLLNVEDFDIILMDIQMPIMDGIEATKKIRTSQTEPKATIPIIALTSYAMAGDRENFLAAGMTDYLSKPTNLADLMRVIANTFNR, from the coding sequence ATGACCCGGACATCCATCCTGATCGTGGAAGACGACGGCATCCTAGCCCTGCACATAACTGACATGCTCACTCGCATGGGCTACACACCTCTGCCACCAGTGGCAACCGGCCGGCAGGCCTTGGCGTCTGTCGAGAACTCCGACGTCGACTTGATCATCATGGACATCGAACTGGCCGGCCCCATGAACGGCATTGAGGCGGCTGTTCATGACATCACCAAGGAGTACGACACTCCCGTAATTTTTGTCACGGAATTCCCCAAGGCCCTTCTTTTGCAAAAAACTAAAATTGTGTCCCCCTGTGACTATATCTTCAAGCCGATCCAGGAACGGGAGTTGGCCGTGACCATCGAAATGGCACTGCAGCGCCACCAGTTGAAAAAACAGCTTCGGGAAACTCAGGCTGCTTTGGCCGCCAGCGAAGCCCGGTATCGCCAACGTTTTGATCACGCGCCCCTTGGCGCATATATGAGCAGCCCGGAAGGCACATTCGTGTCTCTAAATCTGGCCATGGCTCGGATGCTCGGATTCGATTCCGCCCAAGAGGCCTTAGAGCATATCTCTGACATCGGAGCCCAACTTTATTTCAATCCATCCGAGCGAGAGCTGTTCCTTGAGAACCTGACCGGACGCGGGTTTGTCCAAGACTTCGAATTCCGTGCCAGAAAAATTAACGGCGAGATCATCTGGCTGTCGGATACAGCCCGACTGGAAATCCTTCCAGGATCGGACTCCCAGATCATCAGTGGGTTCATACAGGATATTACTCTGCGAAAGGTGGCTGAGGAGAGCGTGCAGCGCACCACCATGCGACTGGCCAGCATGGTTCGACTGCTGCAACGCCCGTCGGAAAACCTGCAATCTTTCTTGGACGCGTCCTTGGACGAAGCAATCAGCCTCACGGAAAGCAGGATCGGGTACATCTATCATTATAACGAAAAGACTCAAGAATTCTCGCTCAACAGCTGGTCTCGGAACGTCATGCCTCAATGCCGGGTGGCCAAGCCACAGACCTGCTACTCCCTGGCCGAAACAGGCCTATGGGGAGAGGCCGTGCGTCAGCGCAAACCCATCTTGGTCAACGATTACTCTTCAGGGCATCCGCTGTCCAAGGGCTGCCCCGAGGGACACATCCGGCTGACCCGCTTTCTGACCATTCCGCTGATCATGAACAACGCCATTGTGGCCGTGGTCGGGGTCGGCAACAAGGAAATGGATTACACCGAGGCCGACATCCTGCAGTTGCAACTCCTGATGGACGCAGTCTGGAAGGCTGTCGGGCAGCAGCAGGCCGAAAATAACTACCAGCAATTGTTCCAATCCATGACCGCAGGTTTCGCCCTGCACGAAATAATTACCAACGAAAACGGTACCCCATGTGACTACCGATACCTGAGTGTCAACCCGGCTTTTGAAAGACTGACCGGCCTGCGCTCCGAAGACATTGTTGGCCGTACCGTGCTGGAGATCATGCCAGACACAGAACCGATCTGGATCGAACGATTCGGCAAAGTGGCCCTGAACGGAGATCCGGCCAAATTTACCAGCTATTCCAAGTCACTGGGTTACTACTACGAGGTTTCTGCCTATTGCCCTGAACCACGCAAGTTTGCGGTTATTTTCCAAGACGTCACCGAACTGAAAAACACATTGGACAGACTCCACGCTACGACCCTACGTGCCCAAGAGTTGGCCGAGCAAAGTCAGGCCGCCAGTAAAGCCAAATCCGAATTTCTGGCAAACATGAGCCATGAGATCCGCACTCCGCTTAACGGTATCATGGGCATGCTCCAGCTTCTCGAAACCACAGCCCATAACCAAGAACAGCAGGAATGCTGTACCTTGGCGCTACAATCCGCGAACCGACTGACACGCCTTCTTTCGGACATCCTTGATCTGTCACGCATCGAGGCCGGAAAGATGGAAATTCGCAAAGATCCATTCTGTTTCAAAGAAACACTGCAAGAGATCATTGACCTTTTCATGCCCCTTACATTGCAATCCAAAATCAAATTTGAGCTTTACATAGATTCGAATATTCCAACAAATGTAGAGGGAGACTCACTCCGGCTTCAACAGGTACTTACCAACCTAATCGGAAACGCCTTCAAGTTTACACAGCAAGGACGAATCACTGTGGAAGCGTACCCATTGCCAGCCCTCAAGGATAATCAGGCGAGAGTTTTTTTTACGGTATCGGACACTGGCTGCGGAATTCCTGAGGACTGCCTTGCCATCTTGTTTCAACCCTTCGCCCAGGCTATTGAAGGGTACACTCGGAGCCACCAAGGCGCGGGGCTGGGCCTGACAATTTGCAAACAGCTCGTCAAGTTAATGGATGGCAACATTTCTATTGAGAGCGAGGCCGGAGTGGGCACAAGCTTTCATTTTTGCGCCACTTTTGGCATTCTATCCGACAGTCTTCAGCAAGATTTTTCTGGCGACGTAACGACCCAGAAAGAAACACCTTGCCGGGTTCTCTTGGCTGAAGACGATGTCGTAACGCAGTTTGCTGTTCGTAAGCTTTTAGAAAAAGCAGGGCATACAGTAGTTTCCGCCTGGAATGGAAAAGAGGCAATAGACCTTCTAAACGTGGAAGATTTTGACATAATTCTCATGGACATCCAGATGCCTATCATGGACGGTATCGAAGCAACGAAAAAAATTCGAACCTCGCAAACAGAGCCAAAAGCGACTATACCTATTATTGCACTTACATCTTATGCCATGGCTGGTGACCGGGAAAATTTTCTCGCCGCTGGTATGACCGACTACCTCAGCAAACCGACTAATTTGGCAGACTTAATGCGTGTTATAGCAAACACCTTTAACAGATAA